From Zingiber officinale cultivar Zhangliang chromosome 5B, Zo_v1.1, whole genome shotgun sequence, the proteins below share one genomic window:
- the LOC121984745 gene encoding fructose-bisphosphate aldolase 1, cytoplasmic, translating into MSAYVGQYHDELIANAAYIGTPGKGILAADESTGTIGKRLASINVENVEENRRALRELLFCTPGALQYLSGVILFEETLYQKTADGKPFVDVLKEGGVLPGIKVDSGTVELAGTNGETTTQGHDDLGKRCKKYYEAGARFAKWRAVLKIGPNEPSQLSIDANASGLARYAIICQENGLVPIVEPEILVDGPHDIKKCADVSERVLAACYKALNDHHVLLEGSLLKPNMVTPGSESAKVTPEVVAEYTVRTLQRTVPAAVPAIVFLSGGQSEEEATLNLNAMNKLEGKKPWSLSFSFGRALQQSTLKAWQGKTENVEKARAALLTRCKANSEATLGVYEGDAAGGEGVSESLHVKDYKY; encoded by the exons ATGTCTGCCTACGTCGGCCAATATCACG ATGAGCTAATTGCCAATGCTGCTTACATTGGCACCCCTGGGAAGGGTATCCTTGCTGCTGATGAGTCGACTGGTACTATAGGTAAGCGCCTTGCCAGTATCAATGTGGAGAATGTTGAGGAAAACCGCCGTGCGCTCCGTGAGCTTCTCTTTTGCACACCCGGTGCCCTCCAATACCTCAGTGGTGTTATCCTCTTTGAGGAGACTCTCTACCAGAAAACTGCTGATGGCAAGCCCTTTGTTGATGTCCTCAAGGAGGGTGGAGTCCTTCCAGGAATCAAGGTAGACTCAGGCACCGTTGAACTTGCTGGCACCAATGGAGAAACCACTACCCAAGGACATGATGACCTTGGCAAGCGCTGCAAGAAGTACTATGAGGCTGGTGCTCGCTTTGCCAAGTGGCGTGCTGTACTCAAGATTGGTCCCAATGAGCCATCTCAATTGTCAATTGATGCAAATGCTAGTGGTCTGGCACGCTATGCCATCATCTGCCAGGAGAATGGCCTTGTCCCAATTGTGGAGCCAGAGATCCTAGTTGATGGTCCACATGATATCAAAAAGTGTGCTGATGTATCGGAGCGGGTGCTTGCTGCTTGCTACAAGGCGCTCAATGACCACCATGTGCTCTTGGAAGGAAGCCTGTTGAAACCAAACATGGTTACTCCTGGGTCGGAGTCAGCAAAAGTGACTCCTGAGGTGGTTGCTGAGTACACTGTCCGAACTCTCCAGAGGACTGTTCCTGCTGCTGTTCCTGCTATTGTTTTCCTTTCAGGAGGACAGAGTGAAGAGGAAGCTACTTTGAACTTGAATGCCATGAACAAGCTGGAGGGGAAGAAGCCGTGGTCACTTTCCTTCTCATTCGGCCGTGCCCTGCAGCAAAGCACGCTTAAGGCATGGCAAGGGAAGACTGAGAATGTGGAGAAGGCAAGGGCTGCCTTACTCACCCGGTGCAAGGCCAACTCAGAGGCAACTCTGGGTGTCTACGAGGGCGATGCCGCTGGAGGTGAAGGTGTCTCAGAGAGCCTTCATGTCAAGGACTACAAGTATTGA
- the LOC121984744 gene encoding wall-associated receptor kinase 4-like, with protein sequence MMMMTTMKNMCVICMLLVLLLAVSYATEAEESACTRLCGDVYIPFPFGIETGCFATSFRVSCNTTDFKLYYGNTDIQIVGIDHNNFQATILQPITADCPNNNRTAGSSTSSEIDLTDTPFYVNNTRNIFTAIGCGVDAFYNASSRYFSDFNMTTRNCVSLCNTNATFVNSTCSGNNGCCQTSIPPLVEQFTSSLSNSGASSSNSCSYSFLVDRSWFSLNGLTGQDFYERNEGLVPVVVYWFSVGDPVYRDQLDRRLNLKLIFIIISTSAGGSLLIILAIITLRMRLRQRNLEKKRKENYSRNLQLLRNAPSSSPDDIVIERMKIYKLDEMEKATNNFDKTRIIGGGGHGNVYKGILSDQRVVAIKRPKIMNEIELGQFINEVFILSQTSHRNVVKFFGCCLETEVPLLVFEFISGGTLSDHLIDREQHPPLSFEDRLRIAYEIARALSYIHSEASITIFHRDIKSSNILLDERNIAKLADFGASRVVTCEMNSVTTIVQGTYGYLDPEYHQTGRLTEKSDVYSFGVILAELLTGRAAIPYQKNNEVRHLVMDFLGSLKEKSLHEILDPIVLNQAKEEIVERMARLVERCLKLKGNKRPMMKEVEDVLEAMREKKSDIDIDANCGVGGVDCFVVVQE encoded by the exons atgatgatgatgacgacTATGAAGAACATGTGTGTAATTTGCATGTTGTTGGTTCTGCTTTTAGCAGTTAGTTATGCAACTGAAGCAGAGGAGTCGGCCTGCACCAGGCTTTGCGGCGACGTCTACATCCCCTTCCCCTTCGGCATCGAGACTGGCTGCTTCGCCACCAGTTTCCGGGTCTCCTGCAACACGACCGACTTCAAACTCTACTACGGCAATACCGATATCCAAATCGTCGGCATCGACCACAACAACTTCCAAGCCACAATACTGCAGCCAATCACAGCCGACTGCCCCAACAACAATAGGACCGCAGGAAGCAGCACGTCGTCGGAGATAGACCTCACCGACACGCCGTTCTACGTCAACAACACCAGGAACATCTTCACCGCCATCGGATGCGGCGTCGACGCATTCTACAATGCGTCGTCGAGATATTTCTCTGATTTTAATATGACCACCCGCAACTGCGTCTCGCTCTGCAACACCAACGCCACCTTCGTTAACAGCACCTGCTCCGGCAACAATGGCTGCTGCCAGACAAGCATCCCGCCATTAGTGGAGCAGTTCACTTCCTCCTTGTCCAACTCCGGCGCCTCGTCGTCCAATTCGTGTAGTTACTCGTTCCTTGTGGATCGGTCCTGGTTCTCCTTGAATGGGTTGACTGGGCAGGACTTCTATGAGCGGAACGAAGGACTTGTTCCTGTCGTCGTCTATTGGTTCTCGGTGGGTGACCCCGTGTACCGAGATCAACTAGATCGGCGACTAAATTTGA AATTAATCTTTATAATTATTAGTACAAGTGCGGGAGGAAGTTTGCTTATTATTCTGGCTATTATTACACTACGGATGAGGTTGAGACAAAGAAAtttggagaagaaaaggaaggaaAATTATAGCAGAAATCTACAGTTGCTGAGAAACGCACCATCTTCTTCACCAGATGATATTGTTATCGAGAGGATGAAGATCTATAAGCTAGATGAAATGGAAAAGGCTaccaataattttgataaaactcgAATTATCGGTGGCGGAGGTCATGGGAACGTGTACAAAGGAATTTTATCAGATCAACGAGTAGTTGCCATCAAAAGGCCAAAGATAATGAACGAAATCGAGCTCGGGCAATTCATCAATGAGGTTTTCATTCTTTCTCAAACTAGCCATAGAAATGTGGTTAAGTTCTTCGGGTGTTGCTTGGAAACGGAAGTCCCTCTGCTTGTGTTTGAGTTTATATCAGGTGGAACACTCTCTGATCATCTTATTGATCGTGAACAACACCCGCCTTTATCATTTGAAGATCGTTTAAGGATCGCCTACGAGATTGCCAGAGCACTATCTTATATACACTCCGAAGCTTCGATAACAATTTTCCATAGAGATATTAAATCATCCAACATTCTACTTGATGAAAGGAATATCGCAAAACTAGCTGATTTTGGTGCTTCAAGGGTTGTTACTTGTGAAATGAATTCGGTAACTACCATTGTTCAAGGAACTTATGGATACTTGGATCCTGAGTACCATCAAACAGGAAGATTAACCGAAAAGAGTGATGTTTATAGCTTCGGAGTCATTCTTGCAGAGCTTTTGACAGGAAGGGCAGCAATTCCTTACCAAAAAAACAATGAGGTGAGACACTTAGTTATGGACTTCTTGGGTTCATTGAAAGAAAAGTCACTTCATGAGATTCTTGATCCCATAGTTCTAaatcaagccaaagaagaaattgtTGAAAGAATGGCGAGGCTTGTAGAGAGGTGCCTCAAATTAAAAGGGAATAAACGACCAATGATGAAGGAGGTGGAGGACGTGCTCGAAGCTATGAGAGAGAAGAAATCGGATATTGATATTGATGCTAATTGTGGTGTTGGAGGTGTTGATTGTTTTGTTGTGGTTCAAGAGTAA